CAGCGGCAGTGTGCCTTTGTCATTTTTGAGCAATACCACTTGTTCTCTCGCGGCTCTGAGCGACAGTTCTTTTGCTTTCTCCGTCATCATGGACTCTTCACCAATAGCAGCGTACGGGTTGCCTTCTTCCGGATCGAACTCTCCCAGACGGAAACGCACACGGAACGTATTAAACAACGCCTTGTCGATGTCATCCATCGTGAGTGTACCTTGTTCCAACCCTTCACGCAGCGCCTGTTTGGACAGCTCAGCATCATCGGTGATGCTATCAATTCCTGCCTTTACGGACTCTACCGTACCCGGTGTGTGGGAATCATAGTATTTATGATCGTTCTTGATGCCCATTACGTCGCCTGCATCACTGACAATGAAACCATCCATGCCCCATTCGCCTTTAACAATCTCGTTTACAAAAGGATGCAACAACGCTGGCGTACCATTAATGGAGTTGTACGCAGTCATCATGGACTGTGCGCCGCCTTCTTTGAATGGCTTCTCGAATGCTTTCAGATAATATTCACGCATGTTGCGCGGATCAATGCTGGACGAACCACTTCCACGATCAACTTCGTTATTATTCGCAAGAAAATGCTTCAACGTAGCTACCGCTTTGTAATACTTCGGATGGTCGCCCTGAATTCCTTTGACCAATGCTGTCGTCAGCTCGGCTGTCAGTTCCGGATCTTCACCATACGCCTCTTCATTCCGTCCCCAGCGCGGGTCACGTTCCATATCCACTGTAGGTGCCCACAGCGTAAGACCGTTCACTGCCGGATTGCGCTTATAAAATACACGTGCCTCGTCTCCGAGAACGGAGCCAATCTCCTTCATCAGATCCGCATCCCATGTGCATGCCAACCCTACCGGTTGTGGGAAGGATGTTGCTTCTCCAAGCCAGGCCAGGCCGTGGGCCGCTTCCGTTCCGTGTTTGTAAGCAGGCACACCCAAGCGATCTACTGCTGGCTGATATTGCAGCATGGATTCAATTTTTTCATCTTCAGTCAAGCGGGATACAAGATCTTTCACGCGGGAATCTAACTCTAGTGCTGTATCTTGAAACGGATATTTCGTTTGGTTGGTAGTCATATGGAATCTCCTTTGGTTATCGGTAATTAGGACGTGTCTCAAAACTCACAGTTAAAATGATAGCGAATACATATCTCAAGAAAAAATGGTGGTTTATTCGGATGAATTCGTTCTTCCAATGGTTAGATTAATCCTTTTATAATCAACGTTCACAGGTGTATACCTCTATTTCATTTTCAAAACCTAAAACGGTTTCGGTAATCTTATCATATAGCATGTTTAACAAAAAAAATAGAGGTTCTGCGCAGGAAATTGTGAACATCCCCTCTGCAAAATCTGAACAGCACCGTTTTTTCCTGGCATAGTCTGGCAATCATGAATAAGAGTACAACGATGTGCACTGAACGATATGCGAATCAACCGAATGAAGATAAATAAGGAGGAAGACTAATGAACGACAATCAGCAGCCCAAGACGGGTCTGCCGCCCGTCCCCGAATCACTTTGGCGTGCTACGCATGAATTCGACGCCTATCCTAAACTGACTGAAGATATCACCGCTGATGTAGCGATTATTGGTGCCGGTATTGCAGGCATTACTACCGCTTATCTGCTGGCACAGACGGGTATGCGTGTGGTCGTGCTGGAGGCTGGAAAAGTATTGGATGGCACGACCGGTCATACCACCGCCAAGGTATCTGCCCAACACGGCGTCATATTTGATGAAATTATGCATCACTTCGGACAAGAGCAGGCTCGGATGTACTATGAAGGTAATGCCGATGCCGCCAAGTGGATGCGCAATCTGGTGAAGGAAAAACAGATTGATTGCCAGTGGGCAGAGGAAGATGCCTACGTCTACATTCAATCCGAGGAAAACATCAAAAAACTGGAGATCGAGCTGACCGCTTATGGGAAACTCAATATTCCTGGTGAGTGGGTTGATCCCCTCCCTATTCCAGTTCCCGCCAGAGCAGGCATTCGCATGCCGGGTCAGGCACGCTTTGATCCACTGGCCTATCTGCACTACTTGCTCGATTCCGCTGTGAAACAAGGGGTGCGTATCTATGAGCACACCACCGTAACCGATGTAGAGGAAGATGCTTCACTACATGTCAGAACATATGGAGATGGTCCATCCGTAACAGCGGAACATATTGTCGTGGCTTCTCATTTTCCCGTCTATGATCCCGGATTTTATTTCACACGATTACATGCCGAGCGATCGTACGCCGTATTAGTCGAACCGGAAAAACCGTATGCTGGTGGCATGTATATCTCGGACGATACACCATACCGATCTCTGCGTACTGTCCTTCATGAGGGAAAAGAACTCATTCTCTTCGGGGGAGAAAATCACAAAACCGGACAAGGCATCTGCACCTTCGGTCATTATGAACGCCTGGAGCAATTCGCAGCGGAGACATTTGGTATCCGCAACATTCCTTTTCGCTGGTCAGCTCAGGATCTGATCTCTATTGACAAGGTGCCTTACATTGGGCCGATTACTGGAAGACATGAACGTGTCTATGTGGCGACCGGGTTTGCCAAATGGGGAATGACAACGGGCACGATGGCAGGACACATTCTTGCAGATCGCATCACCGGTCGTGACAATCCACATGCTGCCATATTTGATCCGGCAAGATTCAAGGCCGATCCTGGCATGAAACATTTTATTGTGGAAAATGTGAATGTAGCCAAGCAATTAATCTCCGGTAAAGTAGGCATTGTGCACAAAAATGTTAGCGATATTGGCGAAGACGAAGGGGCCGTCGTTCGTCATAACGGCAAACGTGCTGGCGCCTATAAGGACACCACTGGCAAGCTGTTTCTGGTGGATACCACCTGCACCCATCTGGGGTGCGAAGTCGAATGGAACGAGGGCGAGCGTTCGTGGGATTGCCCATGCCATGGTTCACGCTTCGATTATGCAGGCCATGTCATTGAGGGCCCTGCTGTGGAAGACCTTAAAGTTCTGGATGCACAAGAATAACCGACATTTAGCGATTAACCTGTAAACCAAAGAAACAAAAGTTCATCTCACAGACCGGATCGGAATCCGCCTCCAGACGGAAGTAACCGATCCGGTTTTTTCGTATGCTGAATTATAGCTGAACAGACAGCTTCAGCTAAGCGTCAGTATTAAACAAACTTCTTATCGATAAATCGTGATACGGAACTATTTTAAAGTCACTACCTTGCATTAAACAGTACCGAAATGCTATGATAACTTCACCACTACTGAACAATATACACTAGCGATAAATGAAGCTATTTAGGAGGAACCTGTGTGAATGTGAACATCCAGTTCAAAAAAGGAGTATTGGAGCTGTGCGTCCTGGTATTAATTAACCGCCAGGATCGGTATGGCTACGAACTGGCTCAGGCGGTCTCCAAACATATCGAAGTTGCTGAGGGCGCACTGTATCCCTTGCTTCGCCGGCTTGTAAATGACGGGTACTGCACCACCTATCTGCAAGAATCAAGCGAAGGACCGCCGCGTAAGTATTACCGACTGTCCGATACAGGTCGCGACTATATGACGGCACTGACGACAGAGTGGAATGAATTTGTGCGCAATGTCGCAAATCTGATTGAGGAAGGAACTCATAATGAATAGACAACAATTTATGCAGGCCATGGAAATTCATCTCCGGCCGATGGAACCGCAGGAACGGGCAGAGTTGCTCGCCGACTATGATCAACATTTCGAGCTTGGACTACGAGAAGGCAGGCTGGAAGAAGAGATCGCTCGGGAACTCGGACAGCCGGAAGAAATCGCCAAGGAAGCACTCGGTGATCGTTATGACATGCATACGCCGGGTTCAGATGCGTTCTATGCACCGACGTATCGCGAAATGCGGTCACCCAGAAACAACACCAGAGCCACTCGCAACTTCTTCACAGCCGTTGGCCTGTTATTCCTGAATCTGATGCTTGGCATTCCACTTGGTCTTACTCTATGGTCAGTATGGCTTACGCTCGCGAGCTTGTCCTTACTGGTTCTTGCACCTGTCGCAGCGGTTGTGGACTTCGTGTTCTTGGGTCAACTCGATAAGGCTGAGATTTTCGTGGGGATTGGTGCATTCGGTGTCGGCATTTTGTTTGCCCTTGCATCGAAATCCGTGTATAGAGCCTTCAAAAACATCACTATTCGATACATTAAATGGAATAAAAATACGATGAAAGGAGATGTTTCCGCATGAGCACCAAGAAATGGCTTGCGCTTGCCGTGATATGTATCGGAATAGGTTTGCTCGGAACATCCATCTATGGCGTTCAGTTCGGGGATGAACGGGAGCATTATTCCAAACGATGGGATTTCAAAGCGGATGAATTGCAGAACATTATGATGAATGCTAATTTCAGTGCAGATATTGAATTTGTTGTAAGCCCGGACTCGAATGGTTATATCGAAGTGGATGGTAAATGGGACCCTGCCGTAGTCAAAAGCTTCGAACAAGCCACCTTATCGAATGGCACCTTCCAACTGTCACAGACAGAGCGTGAACGATTGCAATTTTTCACCCTGTACTGGAATGATCAAGACTCCACAATAACCGTTGCCCTGCCTGAAGAACACCAATTAAATGAGGTTAAGCTGGACTCCTCTTCAAGTGACTGGGATCTAACTGATCTGAGTGCCAATAAGCTTGAGCTGAATAACACCTCCGGTTCCATACGTCTGGAAAACATCAAGGCGTCCAAGATTGAATTGGCTCTAACTTCGGGTGATATTACTGCTTCCATGATTGATGGAGACATGACCGTGAAACAGACATCCGGAAGCTTCACTGCTGATCAGGTCGTTGGTCAAGTAAACAGTGATATTGAATCAGGAGATATTGAGATCACTGAATTAAATGGTGCGGCCGATGTTCAATTCACTTCGGGTAGCATTCATATTGAACAGTCCCATTCCGCCCCGATTAATGCGTCTGGAACATCAGGAGATATTTTCATTCAAGCTGCACCTGATTTCGACGGAATTTACGACGCTAAAGCTACTTCCGGAAGTGTCGATGTACCTGAATCCCCAATGGTGAGCCGGGAAGTGATCAAAGCCCGTACTTCTTCTGGCAGCATTGAGATTACCAAATAGATAGTGATGAAGCAAATTTCCGAACTGTGGGTAATATAGTATAATCAAATGCTAGTCCAATTCTAAGGAGGAATTATCCACATGGAACTTAAAAATAAAACAGCTGTCATCACAGGTGCCGGAAAAGGTATCGGTCGTGCCATCGCTGAAGCCCTTGCCAAAGAAGGTGTGCACCTTGGCCTTATCGCACGTACCGCTTCCGATCTACAGGCTCTTCAACAGTCTCTTAGTCAAGAATACGGTGTGAAAGTAACCAGTGCTGTAGCAGATATCTCGGATCGCACACAGGCGGAAGCCGCTGTAGCAGCCATTGAGATGGAACTTGGTGCGGTGGATATTCTGATCAATAATGCAGGTATCGCAAGCTTCGGCACACTGCTGGATATGGAGCCAGAAGAGTGGGAACGCATTCTGCATGTTAACGTTATGGGTACATATTACGTCACACGCGCTGTCCTTCCAAGCATGATCAAGGAAAGTAGCGGCAGTATCATCAATATTGCTTCCACTGCAGGTGAGCGCGGATTCGCTACAGGCTCAGCATACTGTGCGTCCAAGTTTGCGCTACTCGGCATGACCGAATCTCTGATGCAGGAAGTGCGCAAGTCCAACATTCGTGTGACCGCACTGACACCAAGCACAGTTAATACGGAGCTTGCGACCAATGCCGGACTTAAAATTGGCGACGAAGATCGCATGATGCAAGCGGAAGATGTAGCTGAACTTGCACTCGCAACGCTCAAGCTGTCCGATCGTGTCTTCGTTAAAGCAGCAGGCATCTGGACGACGAATCCACAATAGACAGTGTGCTTCTGACCTTTCCAACGAATCTCTCACACCTTATTGTGCTCTTTTGCAGGAAATGAGAAACGTAACGAATCTCAGCGACGTTACTTCGCCAGAAGTATGTGGAATGTAGCCAAATTACACACACAGCAGTGAAATAAAACGTCTGAGATTCGTTACATCCCAATGTCTGCTTAAAATCATCTAATAAGGCTCACTCAGTTCGTTAGAAATATTAAAAAGGACGTCTCCCATTGTACATGTATGCATGTTCGCATGTTCATGACTAGGGAGTCGTCCTTTTTTTATTCTACAAATGGTCCAAACCCAATTCCTTGGACACCGCAATGAGCACCACGGCAGGCTCCTCACCGATATTGGTCACTTCATGGGGCACAATCGCATTCCAGGTAAATGAGTCACCCACTTCAAGAACTTCCACATCTTCGCATTGCTCCGCGCGAATCTTGCCCTGTAACACCAGGTGGCTTTCTTCCCCCGCATGTTTGCTAATCCCTGTCGATGCGCCTGGGGGCAATTCTACAATGGACATACGCATGGCACCTTTGGCGGTAAGGTGCTGCACTTTGATCTGTCCACTACCGGCCGTCGTTTCCTTGCGTTCGTTTTTGCGTACCACGTTCATCCGTTGCTCCGGTGTCAACAGCAAATAAGGAAGTGGCACTTCCAGATAATCCGCAATACTCTCAAGCGTAGCAATGGAAGGGGACGTTTTGTTATTTTCTACGTTGCTGATAAAACCTTTGGACAAACCGGTTCCCTCACACATCTGCATGATCGTAATTTGTTTCTGCTTGCGGATCGTACGAATAGCCAAGCCGATATCCATCATGCGTCCCTCCCCTTCTAATGATCTATTTAAGACACCAGTCGTCCGCGTCGCTTCTTCAGGTTATCTATTCGGCACGTGTCTCAACAAATATAATCCGATTACCAAACGGATCTGTCACGGTCATTTCCCTTGAATTCCAAGGGGTCTCCTCGATACCGGGTCTCGCATGTTTGTACTCTTTCTGACGAAGTGCACCATGTAATGTATCCAAGTTATCCGTATCCACACGTAACGCAGCTCCAGGTGTACAGTCTCCATGATGTTCGGACAGATGAATCACAATGGAATCGAGCGAAACCTGCATGTACAAGGGCATATCCGGTTCGAATCGATGTTCCCAATCCAATTGGAAACCCAGGTATTCAAGGTAGAATTCTTTGGCCTTTTTTTCATCAAACATCCTTAGAATAGGCACAATACTCTTCAACATCCTGATCACGTCCTCGGGAATAAATTATGAACCATACGCAGAGACACTTCTTTTAGAGCCATTCAAGGTTTCTTATAAACAACATATATTCATCATACAAAAAAAGTATTGACCCTACAATCAAACCATGATAAATTTTGTTCATAAATAAGAATATTTATTTCATATTAGTGAACTTTACTATCAGAACAATATATAGTATGTAACTCATTTCTCATCAGGTGGTGTTTTCATTGAATTCTCCTTATATACATGAAGTCCGATTACCGAACCATTACAATTCTGATCAGCGTTATCCTGTCATCTTCGCCTTACATGGCATGGGATCAGATGAGCAAGATATGCTTCGTTTGATGGAGCCCCTACAGTCTGATTTTATTATCGTCGCCATCCGTGGGCCTATCGTTCAGGGTAGTGGTTATGCTTATTTTCAAATTAAAAGCATTGGCAATCCCATCCGCGAATTGTATGATGCCTCCGTGCTGGGACTGCAACAGTTAATTGTTGATCTGTCCGCCAAATATGCAATTGATCCCACGCGGCGTTATATTGCCGGATTCAGCCAGGGCGCCATTATGGCAATGACTCTATCGCTAATCATGGGAGATGCCATTAAAGGCATTGTAGCCATGAGTGGGTACATCCCGCAATTTGTGAAAGACGAGTACAAGCTGCAACCCGATTCGGAGCTGTCCGTGTTTATCTCGCATGGAGATCAGGATCATCTATTCCCGCTGCAACTGGGCGAAGATAACGCCAATTTCTTCCGTCAACATACCCATCACGTCACATATGTACCTTACAACGGTGGGCATCAAGTGACCCCCGATCTATATCAACAATTCCAACAATGGCTTCGGACGGATGCGAATCTGACTACCGAAGACCCGAAAGGACTGAATTCATAATGATGCCATCCCTGTTTATTGCTCACGGTGCCCCATCACTGGCACTGGAGGAGAATGCGTACACCGAATTTTTGCAGAAACTCGGACAGGAACTGCCGAAACCCAAAGCAATCGTATTGTTCTCTGCTCACTGGGAATCCACAACTCAGCTTGTA
The window above is part of the Paenibacillus sp. 1781tsa1 genome. Proteins encoded here:
- a CDS encoding DUF1700 domain-containing protein encodes the protein MNRQQFMQAMEIHLRPMEPQERAELLADYDQHFELGLREGRLEEEIARELGQPEEIAKEALGDRYDMHTPGSDAFYAPTYREMRSPRNNTRATRNFFTAVGLLFLNLMLGIPLGLTLWSVWLTLASLSLLVLAPVAAVVDFVFLGQLDKAEIFVGIGAFGVGILFALASKSVYRAFKNITIRYIKWNKNTMKGDVSA
- a CDS encoding 3-ketoacyl-ACP reductase, whose amino-acid sequence is MELKNKTAVITGAGKGIGRAIAEALAKEGVHLGLIARTASDLQALQQSLSQEYGVKVTSAVADISDRTQAEAAVAAIEMELGAVDILINNAGIASFGTLLDMEPEEWERILHVNVMGTYYVTRAVLPSMIKESSGSIINIASTAGERGFATGSAYCASKFALLGMTESLMQEVRKSNIRVTALTPSTVNTELATNAGLKIGDEDRMMQAEDVAELALATLKLSDRVFVKAAGIWTTNPQ
- a CDS encoding DUF4097 family beta strand repeat-containing protein, yielding MSTKKWLALAVICIGIGLLGTSIYGVQFGDEREHYSKRWDFKADELQNIMMNANFSADIEFVVSPDSNGYIEVDGKWDPAVVKSFEQATLSNGTFQLSQTERERLQFFTLYWNDQDSTITVALPEEHQLNEVKLDSSSSDWDLTDLSANKLELNNTSGSIRLENIKASKIELALTSGDITASMIDGDMTVKQTSGSFTADQVVGQVNSDIESGDIEITELNGAADVQFTSGSIHIEQSHSAPINASGTSGDIFIQAAPDFDGIYDAKATSGSVDVPESPMVSREVIKARTSSGSIEITK
- a CDS encoding FAD-dependent oxidoreductase; protein product: MNDNQQPKTGLPPVPESLWRATHEFDAYPKLTEDITADVAIIGAGIAGITTAYLLAQTGMRVVVLEAGKVLDGTTGHTTAKVSAQHGVIFDEIMHHFGQEQARMYYEGNADAAKWMRNLVKEKQIDCQWAEEDAYVYIQSEENIKKLEIELTAYGKLNIPGEWVDPLPIPVPARAGIRMPGQARFDPLAYLHYLLDSAVKQGVRIYEHTTVTDVEEDASLHVRTYGDGPSVTAEHIVVASHFPVYDPGFYFTRLHAERSYAVLVEPEKPYAGGMYISDDTPYRSLRTVLHEGKELILFGGENHKTGQGICTFGHYERLEQFAAETFGIRNIPFRWSAQDLISIDKVPYIGPITGRHERVYVATGFAKWGMTTGTMAGHILADRITGRDNPHAAIFDPARFKADPGMKHFIVENVNVAKQLISGKVGIVHKNVSDIGEDEGAVVRHNGKRAGAYKDTTGKLFLVDTTCTHLGCEVEWNEGERSWDCPCHGSRFDYAGHVIEGPAVEDLKVLDAQE
- a CDS encoding glyoxalase superfamily protein, with product MLKSIVPILRMFDEKKAKEFYLEYLGFQLDWEHRFEPDMPLYMQVSLDSIVIHLSEHHGDCTPGAALRVDTDNLDTLHGALRQKEYKHARPGIEETPWNSREMTVTDPFGNRIIFVETRAE
- a CDS encoding helix-turn-helix domain-containing protein; translation: MDIGLAIRTIRKQKQITIMQMCEGTGLSKGFISNVENNKTSPSIATLESIADYLEVPLPYLLLTPEQRMNVVRKNERKETTAGSGQIKVQHLTAKGAMRMSIVELPPGASTGISKHAGEESHLVLQGKIRAEQCEDVEVLEVGDSFTWNAIVPHEVTNIGEEPAVVLIAVSKELGLDHL
- a CDS encoding alpha/beta hydrolase-fold protein is translated as MFSLNSPYIHEVRLPNHYNSDQRYPVIFALHGMGSDEQDMLRLMEPLQSDFIIVAIRGPIVQGSGYAYFQIKSIGNPIRELYDASVLGLQQLIVDLSAKYAIDPTRRYIAGFSQGAIMAMTLSLIMGDAIKGIVAMSGYIPQFVKDEYKLQPDSELSVFISHGDQDHLFPLQLGEDNANFFRQHTHHVTYVPYNGGHQVTPDLYQQFQQWLRTDANLTTEDPKGLNS
- a CDS encoding PadR family transcriptional regulator, producing the protein MNVNIQFKKGVLELCVLVLINRQDRYGYELAQAVSKHIEVAEGALYPLLRRLVNDGYCTTYLQESSEGPPRKYYRLSDTGRDYMTALTTEWNEFVRNVANLIEEGTHNE